Within Corynebacterium jeddahense, the genomic segment GACTACATCAACTCGGTGCGCGACGACCGGCAGGAGTCCTTCAAGCGGCGCTACCGCAACCTGGACATCCTCATGGTCGACGACATCCAGTTCCTCGAGGGCAAGGAGGGCACGCAGGAGGAGTTCTTCCACACCTTCAACGCGCTGCACCAGGCGAACAAGCAGATCATCCTCTCCTCGGACCGGCCGCCGAAGCAGCTGACCACGCTCGAGGACCGTCTGCGCACCCGCTTCGAGGGCGGGCTCATTACCGACGTCCAGCCGCCGGACCTGGAGACCCGCATCGCCATCTTGATGAAGAAGGCGGCCGCCGACGGCACCCAGGTGGACCACGAGGTCCTCGAGCTCATCGCCTCGCAGTTCGAGTCCTCGATCCGCGAGCTCGAGGGCGCGCTCATCCGCGTCTCGGCGTACTCGTCCCTCATCAACGAGCCGATCACGATGGACGTCGCTCAGGTGGCGCTGCGCGACATCCTCCCCGACGAGGGCGACGTGAACATCACCGCCGCCACCATCAAGGACGCCGCGGCCGAGTACTTCCAGGTCTCGCCCGATCAGCTCGTCGGCGCCGGCAAGACGCGGCAGGTGGCGCACGCCCGCCAGATCGCCATGTACCTCTGCCGCGAGCTCACCGAGCTGTCGCTGCCGAAGATTGGCGACGAGTTCGGCGGCAAAGACCACACGACCGTCATGTACGCGGACAGGAAAATTCGCAAGGAGATGACGGAAAACCGCGGCACCTACGACGAGATCCAGGAGCTCACGCAGGTGGTGAAGAACCGCGCCCGCACCCGGGGGCGGTAGGGGCTCGGTGAACTATTCCCTCTCCGCAGCGGGAATTCTTCAGTTTTCCCAGGTCGCCGCTCCGGTCACGCGGAATAGTTCAGCGCGCATCCACAGCCCTATCCACACCTGTGTAATTACGGCCGTGTAACTCGGCGACCTGAGTCACATTTCCGAAAATCACAGGCGCCGCCTGGCTGGGGACAGCGTGTGCATAGCCGGTGGATCACCCGGCGCCTGAGTGTGTAATTTCAACCCCGCCGGGGAATTATCCACAGAGGGGCCGACTTATCCACAAGTTATCCACACCCCGAATCACACGGCCGACACGCCGGGCGACCGGCCCCGGAACGGTGAATTCCACAGTTTCCCCAACACCTACTGTTGTTCCCCTCTATTTACTTGTAATTCAACCTGTAGAAACAGAGCGTGTGAAAACCCGCCGAGAATGACAAATGTAGAGTGGTTGCGAATCGCATCTGCCCAACGACAGCCCAACGACTGCCCAACGACGAAGGGGGCCCGCGCCATCATGGAAACCAACGTGTCGTTCCGCGTGCACAAGGACGAGCTCGCCGACGCCGTCTCGTGGGTCGCGCGCAGCCTGCCCACGAAGACCACGCAGCCGGTGCTTCGCGCCGTGGTGATCACAGCCGACGACAACGGCCTGGAGTTCGCGGGCTTCGACTACGAGGTCTCCTCGCGGGTGCGCATCGGCGCCGAGGTGAACGAGCCCGGTCGCGTCGCCGTGGCCGGCAAGCTCCTCTCCGACATCGTGGGCACGATGCCGAGCGACGCCATCGAGGTGACCACGGACGGCAAGGTGATGACGCTCAAGGCGCGCTCGTCGCGCTTCGAGCTCCCGCTCGTCCCGCTCGACGACTACCCGCAGCTGCCGACCCTGCCCGAGGTCACCGGCAAGATCTCCCCAGCCGCGCTCACCGGGGCCGTGACCCAGGTCGCCGCCGCCGCGGGACGCGACGACACGCTGCCGATGCTCACCGGCATCCACGTCGAGATCGAGGGCGAGAACGTCAAGCTCACCGCCACCGACCGCTTCCGCCTCGCGCAGCGCCACCTCACGTGGGAGCCGGCCGCGCCGGGCGTGCAGGCGGACCTGCTCATCCCGGCGAAGACGCTGCTGGACAACGCCCGCACGCTGGACACCTCCCTCGACGAGCCGGTGGAGATCGCCGTCGGCGCGGGCGACAACATCGGCGGCGATGGCCTCTTCGGGTTGCACACCGGCAATCGAGAGACCACGACGCGCATGCTCGACGCGGACTTCCCGAACGTCGCGCCGCTGCTGCCGAAGACGCATACCTCGATCGCCTCCATCGAGGTCGCCCCGCTGCTTGAGGCGATCCGCCGCGTGAGCCTGGTCGCGGACCGCAACGCCCAGATCCGCATGCAGTTCCGTGGCGACGAGCTCACGCTCTTTTCCTCCGGCGCGGATTCCGGCGCGGCGCAGGAGACGATGCACGCCGACTTCTCCGGCGCGGACGAGCTGCTCATCGCCTTCAACGCGGGTTACCTGCGCGAGGGACTGGCCGTCATCGGCACCGACCACGTGCTCTTCGGCTTTACCGAGGCCTCCCGCCCGGCGATCATGGTCCCGCAGCCGGAGCAGATGCCGGAGCAGGGCGCGGACGGCGCGTTCCCGACGCCGCAGACGCACTTCACCTACCTGCTCATGCCGGTGCGCCTGCCGGGCTAAGCATGTACCTGCGCGAGCTCGACCTGCGCGATTTCCGCTCGTGGCCCGAGCTGAACCTCAAGCTCGAACCGGGGGTCACGGTCTTCGCTGGCCGCAACGGGCACGGCAAGACGAACATCGTTGAGGCGGTGCACTACTCGTCCAAGCTCTCGAGCCACCGCGTATCGACGGATGCTCCGCTCATCAACGCCGCAGCCGACAACGCCCGCGTCTCCGCCACGACGGTAAACGAGGGGCGCGAGCTGACCACCCACCTGCTCATCAAGCCCCACGGCGCGAACCAGGCACAGATCAACCGCACGCGCCTCAAGTCCGCCCGCGAGCTGCTCGGGGTGCTACGTGTGGTCATGTTCTCGCCCGAGGACCTGCGCCTCGTCAACGGCGAGCCGGCGGAGCGCCGCAGGTTTCTCGACGACCTCGCGGCCCAGCGCACGCCCCGGCTCGGCGGGGCCCGGGCGGACTACGAGAAGGTGCTGCGCCAGCGCAACGCCCTGCTCAAGCACTCGAACATGGCGTTGCGCCGCGGCTACGGCGACGAGGACGGGGCGAGCGCGCTGTCCACGCTCGACGTGTGGGACGGCCAGCTCGCGGCGCTCGGCGCGCAGGTCGTGGCGGGCCGGATGGAGCTCGTCGATACGCTGGCGGAGCCCGTCGCCGAGGCCTACCGCTCCGTCGCGCCGGAGTCGCGCCCGGCCTCGATCGCGTACGCGTCGACGCTCGAGGGCGCGGTGCGCGAGCTCGCCGGCGGCCCGTCGCGCGACCCGGCGGTGCTCGAGGCGGCGATGCTTGCGGAGCTGGGCCGGCGCCGCAAGGAGGAGATCGACCGGGGCGTCACGCTCGTCGGCCCGCACCGCGACGACCTCGCGCTCATGCTCGGCGATCAGCCCGCGAAGGGCTACGCCTCGCACGGGGAGACGTGGTCGTTCGCGCTCGCGCTGCACCTCGCGGAGTACCAGCTGCTCGCCGCGGGCGGCTCGGACCCGGTGCTCATCCTCGACGACGTCTTCGCCGAGCTCGACGCCGCGCGCCGGGAGCGCCTCGTCCACGTCGCCGCGGGCGCCGAGCAGGTGCTCGTCACCGCGGCCGTGGGCGACGATCTGCCCGGCAACCTCGACGATGCCGTCGCCGCGCGCTACGCCGTGACCATGGTCAGCGGGGTGAGCTCGATTGAGTGACCTCGTGCGCCAGACCTTCGACACCCTCCGCGAGACCGCGCGGCGCCGCGGCGTGCGCCTGCCGGACCTGTCCAGGCAGGGCAGCGCCGTCGTGCCGCGCCGCAACACACCCTCGCTTACCGACGGACCACAGGTGACGGTGCCCGGGCTGGACTTGCCGGAGGAACGTCGTCACGCAACTGTCCGGGGGATCCCCACCGGGGCCGACGGACGGGCGCTGCCGCGCGGGTACAAGGTGAGCTCGTTCGGCGCGCTGCTGGGCAGCGAGATCCGCAAGCGCGACTGGACCGAGAAGATGGCGCACGGCTGGGTGATGGGCCACTGGGACGAGCTCGTCGGAGCGAAGATCGCGCAGCACACGCACGTGGAGATGATCAAGGGCGGCGAGGTGCACGTGAGCTGCGACTCCACGGCCTGGGCGACGCAGATGAAGTACATTCAGCGCGAGGTGCTCGCCGCGATCGCCGCGAAGGTGGGGCCGGACGTGGTGACGAAGCTGCACGTGTACGGGCCGCGGACGAAGAGTTGGCGATACGGGCCGCTGCACGTGAAGGGGAGGGGCCCGCGCGACACGTACGGGTAACCGCTTCGAGAGCGTGATGAAGCAGCAGCAGGAATTTCTCGACGGGTTGACAATTCTCTGAGGCGGTAAAAACGCGCGTGAAACGCCCTCTCGCGGGTTGGACGGGTGCCCGTAATCTCCCCCTCACCGTGTAAGATGAGACGGGTTCAACGGGCCTTCGGCCCACATTTCACGCATGGAGGAGCTTTCCGAACGTGGCAGAGCAGCAACCCCATTACGACGCGTCGTCGATCACGATCCTCGAGGGCCTGGAGGCGGTGCGCAAGCGTCCGGGCATGTACATCGGCTCGACGGGCGTGCGCGGCCTGCACCACCTGGTGTGGGAGGTCGTGGATAACTCCGTCGACGAGGCGATGGCGGGCTACGCCGACCGCGTCGACGTGACGCTGCTGGCCGACGGCGGCGTGGAGGTCGTGGACAACGGCCGCGGCATCCCGGTGGAGATGCACCCCTCCGGCGCCCCGACGGTGCAGGTCGTGATGACGCAGCTGCACGCCGGCGGTAAGTTCGACTCGGAGTCCTACGCGGTCTCCGGCGGCCTGCACGGCGTGGGTATCTCCGTGGTCAACGCGCTGTCCACCCGCGTCGAGGCGGACATCAAGCGCGACGGCAAGCACTGGATCCAGAACTTCGACATGGCGGTGCCGGACGAGCTCGTCGAGGGCGGTAATGCCCGCGGCACCGGCACGACCATCCGCTTCTGGCCGGACGCCGAGATCTTCGAGACCGTCGAGTTCAACTACGACACCATCGCGCGCCGCCTGCAGGAGATGGCGTTCCTGAACAAGGGCCTCACCATCACCCTCACCGACCAGCGCGTGAGCGACGAGGAGCTCGAGCTCGAGGCCATCGCGGAGGAGGGCGACACCGCCGCGCTCATCGACGGCGACTCGTTCGACGACACCGTGGAGACCGTCGACGCCGCCTCCGTGGACCAGGACGGCGACGGTGACCCGGTCGAGCCGGGCGACGAGGTCGCGCCCGACGTGAAGAAGAAGCGCGAGAAGAAGGTCACGTACCACTACCCGGACGGGCTCATCGACTACGTCGAGTACCTGAACAAGTCGAAGACGGCGATCCACCCGACGATCATCGGCTTCGACCAGAAGGGCGATGGGCTCGAGGCCGAGATCGCCATGCAGTGGAACCAGTCCTACAAGGAATCCGTCCACACCTTCGCCAACACCATCAACACCCACGAGGGCGGCACGCACGAGGAGGGCTTCCGCGCCGCGCTGACCTCGCTGATGAACCGCTACGCGCGCGACCACAAGCTGCTCAAGGACAAGGAGCCGAACCTCACTGGCGACGACTGCCGCGAGGGCCTCGCCGCCGTCGTCTCCGTGCGCGTGGCCGACCCGCAGTTCGAGGGCCAGACAAAGACGAAGCTGGGCAACACCGAGGTCAAGGGATTTGTCCAGCGCGCGGTGAACGAGAACCTCTCCGACTGGTTCGACGCCAACCCGGCGGAGGCGAAGGCCATCGTGAACAAGGCGGTGTCCTCCTCCCAGGCCCGCCAGGCCGCCCGCAAGGCCCGCGACCTCGTGCGCCGCAAGTCCGCCACCGACCTCGGCGGCCTGCCGGGCAAGCTCGCGGACTGCCGCTCGAAGGACCCGTCGAAGTCCGAGCTGTTCATCGTGGAGGGCGACTCCGCGGGCGGCTCCGCGAAGGGCGGGCGCGACTCCATGTACCAGGCGATCCTCCCGCTGCGCGGCAAGATCCTCAACGTGGAGAAGGCGCGCATGGACCGCGTGCTCAAGAACGCCGAGGTCCAGGCCATCATCACCGCGCTGGGCACTGGCATTAACGACGAGTTCGACATCGCCAAGCTGCGCTACCACAAGATCGTGCTCATGGCGGACGCGGACGTCGACGGCCAGCACATCGCGACGCTCCTGCTCACGCTGCTGTTCCGCTTCATGCCGGAGCTCGTCGAGCACGGCCACGTCTACCTGGCCAACCCGCCGCTGTACAAGCTGAAGTGGGGCAAGGGCGAGCCGGGCTACGCCTACTCCGACGCCGAGCGCGACGCGCTGCTCGCGCAGGGCCTCGAAGAGGGCCGCAAGATCAACACCGACGACGGCATCCAGCGCTACAAGGGCCTCGGCGAGATGAACCCGAAGGAGCTGTGGGAGACGACGCTCGATCCGGAGACCCGCATCCTGCGCCGCGTGGACATCGAGGACGCGCAGCGCGCCGACGAGCTGTTTTCCATCCTCATGGGTGACGACGTGGCCGCGCGCCGCTCGTTTATCACCCGCCGCGCGAAGGACGTCCGCTTCCTCGACGTGTAGGCGCTTGCGACGTCGTTACGCAAACCGCTCCACGATGTCGCCGAACTCCGGGATGGCGGGGCCGACGATCTTGGCGGCCTTGCCGCGGAGGGTGGAGTAGGCCTTCTTCACCGGGCCGGGCATGGAGTCGACCTGCTTGTCGCCGGCGTCGAGGATGGACTTAACCACCTCGTCCTCGCGCCCGGAGAGGAACTGACCGAAGCCCTGCTGGCCGGAGGCGGTGTAGGCGCTCCAGTAGGGGCCGAGCTCGTCGACGATCTGGGGCAGGAACTTATCGACGCCCTTCGGAATCGCATCCGCATCCGCCTTCTTGCCCGCGGCGACGGCGGACTTCAGCGCCATGCCGGTGAGCCCGGACTGGCGGGAGACGGTGGTGTCGACGAGCCGGGTGAGCTCCTGCACGACCTGCGAGCGGTTGGCGGGGGAGAGGAGGTTGGAAAGATCAGTCATGCGGACAGTTTAACTGGAAAAACGGCCGGGCTTTTGCCGGCCGTTCTTGGTTGCAGCTCTTCCACCGCAGCGCCACCGGTGCCCGCTTATCTTCGCTTCGTCACACCGGTCACATAGGTCGCTGCAACCACAACGGCCACAACCGTAACATAGGCTGTGGGAGGGCGCTACTTCTGGTTACTTCTGGGGCAGGTACTCGTCGATGTAGCTCTGCACGAACGCCTTGATCTGGTCGGCCGGGATGATGCGGTTGCCCTCCGACGAGCCCGGCACCTGCGCGAGGTTGAGCTGCGCCGCGATGTCGTCCACCGCCGCGCGCACCGGCGGCACGAAATCGACGATGACCTGGATTGTCGCGAGCGTCGCCAGGACCGCGATGCCCAGCGAGATCGGCGCGTTGCCCGTGTACGAGCTCTCAAGCGGGCGCTTCTCCGGGACCTCGATGCCCTTGTCGTAGTCGGGGTAGTAGTCCGGCTTCGACGAGCCCAACGAGCTGCCCGAGAACAGCTCGAAGATGGCCGGTTCGGCGTGGGCGGGGGTTGCGGCGACGGCGGTTCCCGTGAGGGCGGCGGCGGCGGCGAGCGCGGCGGCGGCGGATTGCTTCATGGGTGACATGGTAAAGGGTGGGGGCGCTGCAGCAGGGCGGTGCAGGGGAGCGCCTTGTAAAAATCCACACCGCCCTCACCCGGCCCAGCGCCGGTACACCTCCGCGGCGACCTCCGCGAACTGCGCGTTGCCGGCGGTGAGCGGCTCGAGCGCCCGGACCGCCTCGGCCAGCGCCGCCGCCGCCGCGGTCACCGAGTCGAACACGGGCACCCCGTGGAACCGGGACCCGGGTACCGCGGCGCAGGCGGCCAGGCCCGAAAAGGACCGGATCTGCGCCCGGTGTGCGGCGCAGAACTCGTCGGCTGCGGCGAGGAGCTGCTCGGCGGTGAGCCCCCTCATCGCGCCTGCTTCACCCGGGACTCGGTGGCCTTGAACTCGGGCACCAGGTCCCGGGCGAGGGACCGGACAAACGCCTCGTCGAGCACCCGCGCGGCCGACGCGACCACCGCGCGCCGGGCGGCCTCCTGCTTCGAGCATCCCCACGCGGAGGCGAGCAGGACGAGCGCCTTGTCCTCGTCCGCGGTCAGTCGCAGTGTCATCGCCATACCACTTTGATACCACGCCCGTACACCGCCAAACCCGGAAACCGCGCTCAGGGCCGGTAGACTGCACAACTATGGCAGACGAGACGATAGGCGGCATCGACCGCATCCAACCCATCGACATCAACGAGGAGATGCAGACCAGCTACATCGATTACGCGATGAGCGTGATCGTGGGCCGCGCGCTCCCGGATGTCCGCGACGGCATGAAGCCGGTGCACCGCCGCATCATCTACGCGATGTACGACAACGGCTACCGCCCGGAGCGCTCCTACGTGAAGAGCGCGAAGCCGGTCGCCGACACGATGGGTAACTACCACCCGCACGGCGACAGAGCGATTTACGACACCTTGGTGCGCATGGCGCAGTCGTGGTCCATGCGCTACCCGCTTGTCGACGGCCAAGGGAACTTCGGCTCCCCCGGCAACGACGGCCCGGCCGCCATGCGTTACACGGAGTGCAAGCTCACACCGCTGGCGATGGAGATGGTGCGCGACATCCGCGAGAACTCCGTCGACTTCATGCCGAACTACGACGGCAAGACGCAGGAGCCCACGGTGCTGCCGAGCCGCGTGCCCAACCTGCTCATGAACGGTTCGAACGGTATCGCGGTCGGCATGGCCACGAACATCCCGCCGCATAACCTCGGCGAGCTCGCGGACGCGATCCAGTGGATCCTCGACCACCACGACGCGGACGAGAAGACCACGCTCGACGCCGTGGTTGAGCGCGTGAAGGGCCCGGACTTCCCGACGGCCGGCCTCATCGTCGGCGACCAGGGCATCAAGGACGCCTACACCACGGGCCGCGGCTCGATCCGCATGCGCGGCGTGACGGAGATCGAGGAGATCGGCTCCCGCCAGGTCATCGTGATCACGGAGCTGCCGTACCAGGTCAACCCGGACAACTTCATCCACAACATCGCCGAGCAGGTCACGGCGGGCAAGATGGTGGGCATCTCGAAGATCGAGGACGAGTCCTCCGACCGCGTGGGCATGCGCATCGTGATCACGCTCAAGCGCGACGCCGTCCCGCGCGTGGTGCTCAACAACCTGTACAAGCACTCGGCGCTGGAGACGAACTTCTCCGCGAACATGCTCTCGATTGTCGACGGCGTCCCGCGCACCCTGCGCATGGACCAGATGCTGCGCTTCTACGTCAAGCACCAGATCGAGGTCATCGTCCGGCGCACCCAGTACCGCCTCGACGAGGCCGAGAAGCGCGCCCACATCCTGCGCGGCCTGGTCAAGGCTCTCGACGCGCTCGACGAGGTCATCGCGCTCATCCGCAACTCGCCGACTGTTGACGACGCCCGCGCGGGCCTCATGCAGCTCCTCGACGTCGACGAGATCCAGGCCAACGAAATCCTGGCCATGCAGCTGCGGCGCCTGGCCGCCCTCGAGCGCCAGAAGATCGTGGACGACCTGGCCGCGATCGAGGAACAGATCGCGGATTACAAGGACATCCTTGCCAAGCCGGAGCGGCAGCGCGAGATTGTTGGCGACGAGCTGAAAGAGATCGTCGATAAGTATGGCGACGAGCGCCGCACCCAGATTGTCGCCTCGACGGGCGACGTCACCGAGGAGGACCTCATCGCGCGCGAGAACGTGGTGGTCACCATCACCTCGACCGGATACGCGAAGCGCACGAAGGTGGACGCCTACAAGAGCCAGAAGCGCGGCGGCAAGGGCGTGCGCGGCGCGGAGCTCAAGCAGGACGACGTGGTGAAGAACTTCTTCATCTGCTCCACGCACGACTGGATCCTCTTCTTCACGAACTTCGGTCGCGTCTACCGCCTCAAGGCGTACGAGCTGCCGGAGGCGGGCCGCACCGCCCGCGGCCAGCACGTGGCCAACCTGCTGGAGTTCCAGCCGGAGGAGAAGATCGCCCAGATCATCCAGATCCGCACCTACGAGGACGCCCCGTACCTCGTGCTGGCCACCCGCGACGGGCGCGTGAAGAAGTCGCGCCTGACCGACTACGAGTCCGCGCGCTCGGCCGGGCTCATCGCCATCAACCTCAACGAGGGCGACGCGCTCATCGGCGCCTCGCTCGTGGGCGACGACGACGACATCCTGCTCGTCTCCGAGCAGGGCCAGGCCATCCGCTTCTCCGCCGACGACGAGCAGCTGCGCCCGATGGGCCGCGCCACCGCCGGCGTGAAGGGCATGCGCTTCCGCGGCGACGACCAGCTGCTCGCCATGACGGTCGCGCGCGACGGCCAGTACCTGCTCGTGGCCACCTCGGGCGGCTACGGCAAGCGCACCTCCATCGAGGAATACAACGCGCAGGGCCGCGGCGGCATGGGCGTGATGACGTTCAAGTACACCCCGAAGCGCGGCAAGCTCATCGGCGCACTCGCCGTGGAGGAGGAAGACCAGATCTTCGCCATCACCTCCGCCGGCGGCGTGATCCGCACCGAGGTCGCGCAGATCCGGCCGTCCTCGCGCGCCACCATGGGCGTGCGGCTCGTGGACCTCGCCGACGGCGTCGAGTTGCTCGCCATCGACCGCAACGTCGAGGACGAGGGCGAGGAGAAGGCCACCGCCGTGGCCACCGGGCAGAAGACGCTCGAGCAGTCGCTTGACGACGCCGCCTCCGGCGAGCGCGGCTACACCGGCGAGTGGGACGACGCCGACAGCGCCGACGCCGACGCTGAGGACGAGGAGTAACCCGTGGCTGTCCGCAAAGTGACGGTGCGCAACATTGGCGCGGGATCCGTCTTCAAGGTGGCGACGCTGCTCGCGCTCCTCGGGTTCATCGCCTGGATGGGCGCGTGCGCGCTCGTCTACTACGGGCTGGATCGCGCCGGGGTGGTGGAGTCCGTGAACTCGCTCATCGGCGGCGTGGGCGGCGACCAGGTGGTGGACATGAAGCTCGCGATGACGGCGGCGGCGCTGCTCGGCCTCATCGGCGTGGTGTTCACCGCGGTGATGGCGCCGCTCACGGCGATCCTGTACAACGCGGTCGCCGACCTTGTCGGCGGCGTGCGCTACACGATGTCGAACAAGTAGCCGCTACTTCAGCACGCCGAGGGCGTTGAGTGCGTAGACGCCCGCGGCGCCGATGCCCGCGACCGCGAGCAGCGCGAGGACCGGGCCGAGGACGGCGTTGATGTTCACCGTCGTGGCGGTCTCCGCCACGGCCGGGGTGGTGGTCGTGGTCGTGGGGGCTTTGGGGGTGGCCTTCGGGGCGTCGTTACGCTGCGGCTTCTTCTCCGCCGCGACGGCGCCGTGGCTCGTGGCGCGGGCGCCGACGGACTGCGCGGCGTGGCCGAGGCGCTGGGTGCGCAGCTGCAGCGCGTCCCAGTCGGCCGGGACCGCGACGGGGCCCTCGGCACCGTTCACGGTGTAGGGCTTCTCCGAGTAGTTGAAGGTGGAGGTGAGGTACTGGTAGTTCATCACCGAGCGGTAGTCCGGGTTCACCGGGGTGGAGGTGTGCACGGTGCCGGTAGCCTCGCGGGCGCCACCGTGGCGCAGGCCGAGGGTGTGGCCGAGCTCGTGGAGGATGGCGTTGCGCAGCTGCTCCTGGGTCTCCAGTTTGCCCGCGGCCACGTAGAACGCGTTGTCGCTCACCAGCGCGGTGCCCACGGCGAGGCTGCCACGCTCGGTGTTGTCGCCGATGACGCCGACGCGGAAGATGTTCTGGCGCTCGCCGAGGCGCTGGTCGATGTCGTTGAGCAGGCGCGCCGCCGGGACCTGGCCCTCGAAGTAGTTCTGGGTGTAGGCGAGGGTCTCGCCGCCGAACGGCTTGCCGTAGTTCGGGATGTTGGTGTAGACGTCGCCGGCGTCGATGTGGAGGGCGATGCCGTGGGCGTCGAAGAGGTCGACGAGGTCCTGCAGGATCGCCGCGGACGGGGCAAACGACCTACCGTTGCCGTCTTCCATCCAGTTGAGCTGGAGGAACAGGTCCGGGCGGTGCGGGTCCGCGCCCCAGTCGGGCAGCGGGATCTCGGTGCCGTCGCGCAGGACGACGCCGTTGGTCTCCCACTCGTCCGGGAGGCCGTCGCCGTCGGCGTCGGGGAGGCGCTGCTCGTCGGCCGCGGCGGGGGCGGGCTCGACGAGGATCTCGTTGGCGCTGGCGGTGGGGGCGATGCCGAAGAAAGCGACAGCGGCGGTGAGTGCGGCGGCGACTGCGGTGCGGGTCTGTGCGCGCATCCGGGGCTCCTTTGGTGTGGTGGAAGTGACGTGCAATGCCAGTGTTCAGGTGACGGCCATGAGTTTATGCAGCAACTATGCGCACGTAAACCCGGCGGAATCCGGCGCGATTTTATAGCCGATCGTTGAACAATGTTTCCGGATTGTTCAACGTTTTCGCCCCTATTGAGCTGCAGATTGTTCACCAATCCGCGCCCCCGGTTCCGGGCCCCGCGCGGGTTGTTGAACGATCGCCGGACCGTAGCGCCCGGATAGTTGAACAATGCATAAAACGCGCATATTATGCGTTTGCGCGAGCCCTTCGTTGCAGGCGCGGGCTGACCTGCGCGTTTCCCCGCATGACGCGCCCCGGCTCGCGTTGGCGGCGCCGAATCCGCAGCTGAACGGCCCGGATTGTTCAATGATCCGACCTTCGTCCCGGATTGTTCACCACTTCGCCCAGCACCCCTACCCCCGCAAATTACCCCCGCCGTGGTGGGCCTGTGGTCGTCGCTACGCAAAGGCCCCTCACGCTGGCGATTTGGAGGAGTGTTGGGGTCTCTGTAATATCTCTTTTCGTTCAAAGGGCCTATAGCTCAGTCGGTTAGAGCGCATCGCTGATAACGATGAGGTCGCAGGTTCGATTCCTGCTAGGCCCACAGTGCCCCCGGGCACACGGGGCATTAGCTCAGTTGGTAGAGCACCTGCTTTGCAAGCAGGATGTCAGGAGTTCGATTCTCCTATGCTCCACAATCGCTCCCTCCGAGACGCGGAGGGAGCTTTTGCGTTGCGACGCCAGCTTCGCCCGGACTTCCCGAGCGCCAGCCCGCAAACCCTGAGAATCAAACCATGAGAATCCCCCAAAACCGGCCATTCTCATGGTTTGGTTCTCATGGTTTGGGCCCCCGGCCCCGCCGAGCCGCACGGGACCAGCGTAGGGGGGGATAGCCGAGAGGGAATGAGGACAATATTGACCTCATTCCCTCTCACCACCACCCCCACCTCCCGGCCGCACCCGCGCGGTACACTGCCACACCGTGACCGCAACCAATCTCGCGCGCTACGACCGCATGTGCGACCGCGCCGCGGCGCAGGTCATCGCGGCGTACTCGACGAGTTTCGCGCTCGCGGCGAAAGCGCTGGGCCAGCCGGAGCGGAAGCACATCCGCAACATCTACGCCATGGTGCGCATCGCGGACGAGCTCGTCGACGGCACGGCGGCCGAGGCGCACGAGTGCCCGGAGACCGCCCTGGACATGTACGAGGAGCAGGTGCTCCACGCCCCGCACCACCGCTTCCACACGGACCCGGTCCTGCACGCCTACGCCCGCACGCACCGGGAGTGCGAGCTCGACGACGCCCACGTGCG encodes:
- the dnaA gene encoding chromosomal replication initiator protein DnaA, whose translation is MADQHLEDLWRGVVDELVRLSEQPTSSVPTLTPQQRAYLRLMKPVVLVDGYALLSAPHQAAKSVVEESLAPHITALLSSHTGQPYNLAVSVAAPEPEPQPEPDPEPVPEPELAWETTKSQATAPAGEQIPMGLDELAQMHAAQVAGRRRDATAHPTVDRRIPREKPAHDPDREASLNPKYTFENFVIGSSNRFANGAAVAVAENPAKAYNPLFIWGGSGLGKTHLLHAAGNYARVLQPGLRIKYVSSEEFTNDYINSVRDDRQESFKRRYRNLDILMVDDIQFLEGKEGTQEEFFHTFNALHQANKQIILSSDRPPKQLTTLEDRLRTRFEGGLITDVQPPDLETRIAILMKKAAADGTQVDHEVLELIASQFESSIRELEGALIRVSAYSSLINEPITMDVAQVALRDILPDEGDVNITAATIKDAAAEYFQVSPDQLVGAGKTRQVAHARQIAMYLCRELTELSLPKIGDEFGGKDHTTVMYADRKIRKEMTENRGTYDEIQELTQVVKNRARTRGR
- the dnaN gene encoding DNA polymerase III subunit beta encodes the protein METNVSFRVHKDELADAVSWVARSLPTKTTQPVLRAVVITADDNGLEFAGFDYEVSSRVRIGAEVNEPGRVAVAGKLLSDIVGTMPSDAIEVTTDGKVMTLKARSSRFELPLVPLDDYPQLPTLPEVTGKISPAALTGAVTQVAAAAGRDDTLPMLTGIHVEIEGENVKLTATDRFRLAQRHLTWEPAAPGVQADLLIPAKTLLDNARTLDTSLDEPVEIAVGAGDNIGGDGLFGLHTGNRETTTRMLDADFPNVAPLLPKTHTSIASIEVAPLLEAIRRVSLVADRNAQIRMQFRGDELTLFSSGADSGAAQETMHADFSGADELLIAFNAGYLREGLAVIGTDHVLFGFTEASRPAIMVPQPEQMPEQGADGAFPTPQTHFTYLLMPVRLPG
- the recF gene encoding DNA replication/repair protein RecF (All proteins in this family for which functions are known are DNA-binding proteins that assist the filamentation of RecA onto DNA for the initiation of recombination or recombinational repair.) encodes the protein MYLRELDLRDFRSWPELNLKLEPGVTVFAGRNGHGKTNIVEAVHYSSKLSSHRVSTDAPLINAAADNARVSATTVNEGRELTTHLLIKPHGANQAQINRTRLKSARELLGVLRVVMFSPEDLRLVNGEPAERRRFLDDLAAQRTPRLGGARADYEKVLRQRNALLKHSNMALRRGYGDEDGASALSTLDVWDGQLAALGAQVVAGRMELVDTLAEPVAEAYRSVAPESRPASIAYASTLEGAVRELAGGPSRDPAVLEAAMLAELGRRRKEEIDRGVTLVGPHRDDLALMLGDQPAKGYASHGETWSFALALHLAEYQLLAAGGSDPVLILDDVFAELDAARRERLVHVAAGAEQVLVTAAVGDDLPGNLDDAVAARYAVTMVSGVSSIE
- a CDS encoding DciA family protein yields the protein MSDLVRQTFDTLRETARRRGVRLPDLSRQGSAVVPRRNTPSLTDGPQVTVPGLDLPEERRHATVRGIPTGADGRALPRGYKVSSFGALLGSEIRKRDWTEKMAHGWVMGHWDELVGAKIAQHTHVEMIKGGEVHVSCDSTAWATQMKYIQREVLAAIAAKVGPDVVTKLHVYGPRTKSWRYGPLHVKGRGPRDTYG